In a genomic window of Curtobacterium flaccumfaciens pv. betae:
- a CDS encoding FecCD family ABC transporter permease, which yields MRSTGSTPGSTGSTPETTTPGTPTPAAHTPGRAGIRIGPVGLAWRPRVFWYTVGSLATVLVLIVIGTAVGSTWIAPGVVIRSLLGLESGPDAFIITTLRLPRVLTGALVGLTFGVAGALTQTFTRNPLGTPDIIGVTAGASVGAVAAIVLGGGTYSVSSLLLGGGIPVAATIGALVAAVLVYGLGWRGGVQSYRLVLVGIGVSATLDAVTSYLLVRAKITVATAASQWLVGSLSSTSWESVWPLLVVAVVAMPIALATSAALGIGQLGDEVATGVGLGVQRHRLLVIALAVVLTAAAVAAAGPVGFVAFVVPQVGLRLAGTNRPPLLLAGALGAVLVLAADLLSRSAFPWQVPVGIITTVIGAPYLIWLLVRHRKEMSR from the coding sequence GTGCGCAGCACCGGCAGCACGCCCGGCAGCACCGGCAGCACGCCCGAGACCACCACGCCGGGCACGCCCACCCCCGCTGCCCACACCCCCGGCCGCGCCGGCATCCGCATCGGCCCCGTCGGCCTCGCCTGGCGCCCCCGGGTGTTCTGGTACACCGTCGGATCGCTCGCCACCGTCCTGGTGCTCATCGTGATCGGGACGGCGGTCGGCTCGACGTGGATCGCTCCCGGGGTCGTCATCAGATCCCTGCTCGGCCTGGAGTCCGGTCCGGACGCCTTCATCATCACCACCCTGCGCCTGCCCCGTGTGCTCACCGGCGCACTCGTCGGCCTGACGTTCGGGGTCGCCGGGGCGCTCACCCAGACCTTCACGCGAAACCCCCTCGGGACCCCGGACATCATCGGTGTCACCGCGGGCGCGAGCGTCGGTGCGGTCGCGGCCATCGTGCTCGGCGGCGGGACGTACTCGGTCTCGTCCCTGCTGCTCGGTGGCGGGATCCCGGTGGCTGCCACGATCGGCGCCCTGGTCGCTGCGGTCCTGGTGTACGGCCTGGGCTGGCGCGGCGGTGTGCAGAGCTACCGGCTCGTGCTGGTCGGCATCGGCGTGAGCGCGACGCTCGACGCCGTGACGAGCTACCTGCTCGTCCGCGCGAAGATCACCGTCGCCACCGCGGCGTCGCAGTGGCTCGTCGGCAGCCTGTCGAGCACCTCGTGGGAGAGCGTCTGGCCGCTGCTCGTGGTGGCCGTCGTCGCGATGCCGATCGCACTGGCGACGAGTGCGGCGCTCGGCATCGGGCAGCTCGGCGACGAGGTCGCGACGGGCGTCGGTCTCGGCGTCCAGCGGCACCGGCTGCTCGTCATCGCGCTCGCGGTCGTGCTGACCGCCGCCGCCGTGGCCGCCGCGGGGCCGGTCGGCTTCGTCGCGTTCGTCGTGCCGCAGGTCGGGCTCCGGCTCGCCGGCACGAACCGGCCGCCGCTGCTGCTCGCCGGTGCCCTCGGCGCCGTGCTCGTGCTCGCCGCCGACCTGCTGTCCCGTTCCGCGTTCCCGTGGCAGGTGCCGGTCGGCATCATCACCACCGTGATCGGGGCGCCGTACCTGATCTGGCTCCTCGTCCGTCACCGCAAGGAGATGTCCCGATGA
- a CDS encoding FecCD family ABC transporter permease, whose product MPAPNPVLASGPEAPEPDASRARAGDASRALGVHRTAMRRRTAVIIGLVVALVLVAVASMLLGSNRIGVAEVWAGLTRSGSSTDEAIVWGSRIPRTLIGAAVGAALGIAGLLMQGHTRNPLADPGLFGVSSGAGLAVVLGVYVFGVTSTSATVWFALVGALVASVVVFSVTIAGSGTASPVPLALAGAAVSALLAALTSFVVLTDQASLDAYRLWVVGSLAARQLDILGAVWPFLAAGLVLAVLNVRALDALGLGSELAKGLGENVLVARLVGLGGITLLAAGATAAAGPIGFVGLTVPHVARALVGTGHRWTLPVSGLVGAALVLLADVIGRLIGGFSEVEVGIVLAVIGGPVFVAVARRRSLVSL is encoded by the coding sequence GTGCCAGCCCCCAATCCCGTTCTGGCTTCCGGTCCGGAGGCCCCCGAACCCGACGCGTCCCGAGCCCGAGCCGGCGATGCGTCCCGCGCCCTCGGCGTCCACCGGACCGCGATGCGGCGGCGGACCGCGGTGATCATCGGACTCGTCGTCGCCCTGGTGCTCGTCGCCGTGGCGAGCATGCTGCTCGGCAGCAACCGCATCGGTGTCGCCGAGGTGTGGGCAGGGCTCACACGCTCCGGGTCGAGCACCGACGAGGCGATCGTGTGGGGCTCCCGCATCCCGCGCACGCTGATCGGTGCTGCGGTCGGTGCGGCTCTCGGCATCGCCGGACTCCTCATGCAGGGACACACCCGCAACCCGCTCGCCGACCCCGGCCTGTTCGGCGTCTCGTCGGGAGCGGGGCTCGCGGTGGTGCTCGGCGTCTACGTGTTCGGGGTGACGAGCACGAGCGCGACCGTCTGGTTCGCCCTGGTCGGGGCCCTGGTCGCCAGCGTCGTCGTCTTCTCGGTGACCATCGCCGGCAGCGGCACGGCCAGTCCGGTTCCGCTCGCCCTCGCCGGGGCCGCGGTGTCGGCACTGCTCGCCGCCCTGACCTCCTTCGTCGTGCTGACCGACCAGGCCTCGCTCGACGCGTACCGGCTCTGGGTCGTCGGGTCGCTTGCCGCACGCCAGCTCGACATCCTCGGGGCGGTGTGGCCGTTCCTGGCCGCCGGGCTCGTGCTCGCGGTGCTGAACGTCCGCGCCCTCGACGCCCTCGGGCTCGGGTCCGAGCTGGCGAAGGGGCTCGGCGAGAACGTGCTCGTCGCCCGGCTCGTCGGCCTGGGCGGGATCACGCTGCTCGCCGCCGGCGCCACCGCTGCTGCCGGCCCGATCGGCTTCGTCGGCCTGACCGTGCCGCACGTCGCCCGCGCGCTCGTCGGCACCGGACACCGCTGGACCCTGCCGGTCTCCGGTCTCGTCGGCGCCGCCCTCGTGCTGCTCGCCGACGTCATCGGTCGCCTGATCGGCGGGTTCTCCGAGGTCGAGGTCGGCATCGTGCTCGCCGTCATCGGCGGCCCCGTGTTCGTCGCCGTGGCCCGTCGCCGGTCGCTGGTGTCACTGTGA
- a CDS encoding siderophore-interacting protein has product MAKTPRLLPTNPRLFRARVLRTQRVTPSMHRVTVTGDDLHEFGYLGFDHWFRLFVRRPDQDAFRMPDLDGKKWWPTFLGIPEDIRPHCANYTVAAYRLLADGTAELDIDFVVHLDHRGELEGRAAIWACAARPGEELAMLDQGCIFDVPAGTSEVVVAAEETGLPGVVGIAASLPRDTVGRIIQEVPTAADIRDLDAPMGVQVTWIVRQPGTIPGSGALAELQRHVPSDDQGYAFVVGESRLATEGRRHLHRAGLPKSRITFSGFWKHETKVSVPA; this is encoded by the coding sequence ATGGCGAAGACCCCGCGGCTCCTGCCGACGAACCCCCGGCTCTTCCGCGCCCGTGTCCTCCGGACCCAGCGGGTGACCCCCTCGATGCACCGCGTCACCGTCACCGGGGACGACCTGCACGAGTTCGGCTACCTCGGCTTCGACCACTGGTTCCGCCTGTTCGTCCGACGCCCCGACCAGGACGCCTTCCGGATGCCCGACCTTGACGGCAAGAAGTGGTGGCCGACGTTCCTCGGCATCCCCGAGGACATCCGCCCCCACTGCGCGAACTACACCGTCGCCGCGTACCGCCTCCTCGCCGACGGCACCGCCGAGCTCGACATCGACTTCGTCGTACACCTGGACCACCGCGGCGAGCTCGAGGGCCGCGCCGCGATCTGGGCCTGCGCCGCACGTCCGGGCGAGGAGCTCGCGATGCTCGACCAGGGCTGCATCTTCGATGTCCCCGCCGGTACCAGCGAGGTCGTCGTCGCCGCCGAGGAGACCGGCCTGCCCGGCGTCGTCGGCATCGCTGCCTCGTTGCCGCGCGACACCGTCGGCCGCATCATCCAAGAGGTCCCGACCGCCGCCGACATCCGCGACCTCGACGCCCCCATGGGCGTGCAGGTGACGTGGATCGTCCGGCAGCCGGGCACCATCCCCGGCAGTGGCGCCCTCGCCGAACTGCAGCGGCACGTGCCGTCCGACGACCAGGGCTACGCGTTCGTCGTGGGGGAGTCGCGGCTCGCAACGGAGGGCCGCCGCCACCTGCACCGTGCGGGTCTGCCGAAGTCGCGCATCACGTTCTCCGGGTTCTGGAAGCACGAGACGAAGGTCTCCGTCCCCGCCTGA
- a CDS encoding ABC transporter ATP-binding protein, producing MTTPHQHEHHTPVLEATALSVGYDRQPVLRDLDLRIERGTVTTFLGANGCGKSTLLKAFGRVLKPQAGEVLLDGTPIRREPNRQVARKLAILPQSPVAPAGTSVLDLVMRGRNPHQSWAKPWTAEDAAVAEEAIAATGLTEVAHRDVTSLSGGQRQRAWIAMVVAQQAQTLLLDEPTTYLDLAHQLEVLRLVRRLNREQGSTIVMVLHDLSLAARYSDRLVVLHDGGVVADGTPHDVLTPALLEQAFGLHARVFADPVTGAPMIVPEADEHDPVPSAPTEHTAPSAPTEHTVPTKTQDVLASAANLG from the coding sequence ATGACAACACCGCACCAGCACGAGCACCACACCCCCGTCCTCGAAGCCACGGCCCTGTCCGTCGGCTACGACCGCCAGCCCGTGCTGCGCGACCTGGACCTGCGCATCGAACGCGGCACCGTCACGACGTTCCTCGGCGCGAACGGCTGCGGCAAGTCGACGCTGCTCAAGGCGTTCGGCCGCGTGCTCAAGCCGCAGGCCGGCGAGGTCCTGCTCGACGGCACCCCGATCCGCCGGGAACCGAACCGCCAGGTCGCCCGCAAGCTCGCGATCCTGCCGCAGTCCCCCGTCGCCCCCGCGGGAACCAGCGTCCTCGACCTGGTGATGCGCGGCCGGAACCCGCACCAGTCGTGGGCGAAGCCGTGGACCGCCGAGGACGCGGCCGTCGCCGAAGAGGCCATCGCCGCCACCGGTCTGACCGAGGTCGCACACCGCGACGTCACGAGCCTGTCCGGCGGGCAGCGCCAGCGCGCCTGGATCGCCATGGTCGTCGCACAGCAGGCCCAGACGCTCCTGCTCGACGAACCGACGACCTACCTGGACCTCGCGCACCAGCTCGAGGTCCTACGGCTCGTCCGGCGGCTGAACCGCGAGCAGGGGTCGACGATCGTGATGGTGCTGCACGACCTGTCGCTCGCGGCGCGGTACTCCGACCGGCTCGTGGTGCTGCACGACGGCGGGGTCGTGGCCGACGGCACACCCCACGACGTCCTCACCCCGGCACTGCTCGAGCAGGCTTTCGGTCTGCACGCCCGGGTGTTCGCCGACCCGGTGACCGGTGCGCCGATGATCGTGCCCGAGGCGGACGAGCACGACCCCGTGCCGAGTGCCCCGACGGAGCACACGGCCCCGAGCGCCCCGACCGAGCACACGGTGCCGACGAAAACCCAAGACGTGCTGGCGAGTGCTGCGAACTTAGGTTAG
- a CDS encoding carbohydrate ABC transporter permease has product MTATESITTGRKLRTGVSSAAPTSAAKIGVSGRGFTIASGIVLTIFAIIWLIPSVFALKTSLSDNGVAALGANAILSNWNPTLHSYSSLFQAGDIWNWYLASAITSVVTAALTVLFASMAAFALSRLVFRGRNIAFLLIILGIMIPTQVLIIPIFQELNAVGLLNTYWSVIFPQVPAVIAVFIFKQFFDGIPKELEEAARIDGAGIWKVYWSVILPLSRPVIAAVTILTFVGVWNNLLLPLFVLSNPDLMTIPVGLATVQGSFGQRYADIQAGAILAALPLIILYLIFQRQIVEGVTGSGLKG; this is encoded by the coding sequence ATGACCGCCACCGAGAGCATCACCACCGGCCGCAAGCTCCGCACCGGCGTCTCGTCCGCCGCTCCCACGAGCGCCGCGAAGATCGGCGTCAGCGGTCGTGGCTTCACGATCGCGTCGGGGATCGTCCTGACGATCTTCGCGATCATCTGGCTCATCCCGAGCGTCTTCGCCCTGAAGACGTCGCTGTCCGACAACGGCGTCGCCGCCCTCGGCGCGAACGCGATCCTGTCGAACTGGAACCCGACGCTGCACTCGTACTCGTCGCTGTTCCAGGCCGGCGACATCTGGAACTGGTACCTCGCCAGCGCCATCACGAGCGTCGTCACGGCGGCACTCACCGTGCTGTTCGCGTCGATGGCGGCGTTCGCCCTGTCGCGACTGGTGTTCCGCGGCCGCAACATCGCGTTCCTGCTCATCATCCTCGGGATCATGATCCCGACGCAGGTGCTGATCATCCCGATCTTCCAGGAGCTCAACGCGGTCGGCCTGCTCAACACCTACTGGTCGGTGATCTTCCCGCAGGTGCCCGCCGTGATCGCGGTGTTCATCTTCAAGCAGTTCTTCGACGGCATCCCGAAGGAGCTGGAAGAGGCGGCGCGCATCGACGGCGCCGGCATCTGGAAGGTCTACTGGTCGGTCATCCTGCCGCTGTCGCGTCCGGTGATCGCGGCCGTGACGATCCTGACCTTCGTCGGTGTGTGGAACAACCTGCTGCTGCCGCTGTTCGTGCTGTCCAACCCGGACCTCATGACGATCCCGGTCGGGCTCGCCACGGTCCAGGGCAGCTTCGGGCAGCGCTACGCCGACATCCAGGCCGGTGCGATCCTGGCGGCGCTGCCGCTCATCATCCTCTACCTGATCTTCCAGCGGCAGATCGTGGAGGGCGTGACGGGCTCGGGCCTCAAGGGCTGA
- a CDS encoding ABC transporter substrate-binding protein: MKTSRRGHLRAALLTSVTVSALLLTGCSSTGNSNDSDSDGGTAASKAWSYEDATGATVKVDHTPKRVVVLNDIALSFIEYGLKPVGTFGQLTMAKDARFEGLDTDGITQLGTAYGDIDLEKLAALKPDLVVTSVYPTDAKGTLDTKQPGYGFKDTAQEKQIEAIAPVVQVKWGGKGEDVIEKIAELSESLGAKESTVDAAEKRFDTAADELEKVSKEKDLSVVSMYADGDGAYVTRPTDEPSLQMYASYGVDFVNPKPEGFYWGIYSWENAGQITGDVLLLSQQGYQVADLEKQPTFADNAALEAGQVHSWTFPALDYASQADYMTKLAGWLEDSKKLS; the protein is encoded by the coding sequence GTGAAGACCTCCCGACGTGGCCACCTGCGCGCCGCCCTCCTGACCTCCGTGACCGTCTCGGCACTCCTCCTGACCGGCTGCTCGAGCACCGGCAACTCGAACGACTCCGACTCCGACGGCGGCACCGCCGCGTCGAAGGCGTGGTCGTACGAGGACGCCACGGGCGCCACCGTGAAGGTCGACCACACGCCGAAGCGCGTCGTCGTGCTGAACGACATCGCCCTGTCGTTCATCGAGTACGGCCTGAAGCCCGTCGGCACCTTCGGGCAGCTGACGATGGCGAAGGACGCCCGCTTCGAGGGCCTGGACACCGACGGCATCACGCAGCTCGGCACCGCCTACGGCGACATCGACCTCGAGAAGCTCGCCGCGCTCAAGCCCGACCTCGTCGTCACGTCGGTCTACCCGACCGACGCCAAGGGCACGCTCGACACGAAGCAGCCCGGCTACGGCTTCAAGGACACGGCGCAGGAGAAGCAGATCGAGGCCATCGCGCCGGTCGTCCAGGTGAAGTGGGGCGGCAAGGGCGAGGACGTCATCGAGAAGATCGCGGAACTGTCCGAGTCCCTCGGCGCGAAGGAGTCGACGGTCGACGCCGCCGAGAAGCGCTTCGACACCGCGGCCGACGAGCTCGAGAAGGTCTCCAAGGAGAAGGACCTGTCGGTCGTCTCGATGTACGCCGACGGTGACGGCGCCTACGTCACCCGCCCGACCGACGAGCCGTCGCTGCAGATGTACGCGTCGTACGGGGTCGACTTCGTCAACCCGAAGCCCGAGGGCTTCTACTGGGGCATCTACTCGTGGGAGAACGCCGGCCAGATCACCGGTGACGTGCTGCTGCTGTCGCAGCAGGGCTACCAGGTCGCCGATCTGGAGAAGCAGCCGACCTTCGCCGACAACGCCGCGCTCGAGGCGGGGCAGGTCCACAGCTGGACGTTCCCGGCCCTCGACTACGCGTCGCAGGCCGACTACATGACCAAGCTCGCGGGTTGGCTGGAGGACAGCAAGA
- a CDS encoding carbohydrate ABC transporter permease — protein sequence MTTAPVLDRPTDAATAPRLRRNRSYGSSVNRGQGRSGWLFLAPFGLFYVAFLLGPTVWMIVTSFFNTSTVRTGLGSFAGFANYAEMLGRSDFWSSLWHTLQFTLYTTPPLVILAFVFAVLTNRMNRGQWFFRLAFFLPFILPSATISLIWVFIFTPSTGLWASLQSAIGMTPGSGMLSSPNTAMIGVAIATVWWTLGFNFVLYLAGLQEIPRELYEAAAVDGASNWQQIKSITLPLLGRTTTLVVLLQIIASLKIFDQVYLMTNGGPGISTQVSLQLITGVGFTDNRLGAASAASVLLFIVIVAIAVIRQLVERAAAKREIGA from the coding sequence GTGACCACAGCACCTGTCCTCGACCGGCCGACCGACGCGGCCACCGCGCCGCGTCTCCGCCGGAACCGCTCCTACGGCTCCAGCGTGAACCGCGGCCAGGGCCGCAGCGGCTGGCTGTTCCTCGCCCCGTTCGGCCTGTTCTACGTGGCCTTCCTGCTCGGCCCGACGGTCTGGATGATCGTCACGAGCTTCTTCAACACCTCGACCGTCCGCACCGGGCTCGGCAGCTTCGCCGGGTTCGCGAACTACGCCGAGATGCTCGGGCGCAGCGACTTCTGGTCGTCGCTCTGGCACACGCTGCAGTTCACGCTGTACACGACCCCGCCGCTCGTCATCCTGGCGTTCGTGTTCGCCGTGCTGACGAACCGGATGAACCGGGGGCAGTGGTTCTTCCGTCTGGCGTTCTTCCTGCCGTTCATCCTGCCGTCGGCGACGATCTCGCTGATCTGGGTGTTCATCTTCACGCCGAGCACCGGTCTGTGGGCGAGCCTGCAGTCGGCGATCGGCATGACGCCCGGCTCCGGCATGTTGTCGAGCCCGAACACGGCCATGATCGGTGTCGCGATCGCCACCGTGTGGTGGACCCTCGGCTTCAACTTCGTGCTCTACCTGGCCGGTCTGCAGGAGATCCCGCGCGAACTGTACGAAGCAGCCGCCGTCGACGGCGCGTCGAACTGGCAGCAGATCAAGTCGATCACGCTCCCCCTGCTCGGCCGCACGACGACGCTGGTCGTCCTGCTGCAGATCATCGCGAGCCTGAAGATCTTCGACCAGGTCTACCTGATGACGAACGGCGGGCCGGGCATCTCGACCCAGGTCTCGCTGCAGCTCATCACCGGCGTCGGCTTCACCGACAACCGGCTCGGTGCCGCATCGGCCGCGTCGGTCCTCCTGTTCATCGTGATCGTGGCGATCGCGGTCATCCGGCAGCTCGTCGAGCGCGCTGCCGCCAAGCGAGAGATCGGGGCCTGA